AATTTATCCACATCTTCAAAGTCTAAAATTGCAGCCTTTTCCAGATTAGATGCTTCTGCTTGTTTTTGCCATATATTGCTGAATTTTTTCGGTCACATGGGTTGGACATTTTGAACACTTTATGGTATTACTATTGGAATGTAGGAGTAGAATGGAAGGGTTCATGAAAATCAAATTTGGTGACGATGAAGATTTGGGTTTGAAGAACTCTAACTCTATATGATCGCAGACGGTTGCGATAATTTCTAAGGACCCGGTACATGGTCCTACAACATATACAGGAACGATGGTACTGAATTTAGATAGAATTGGATTTTGCCCGAGTCCACAAACCAGGGCGGTTAATAGATATTTTACTTACTAATGAgatttgtttttctctttttgttgaTAAAATTGTGTTTTTTGCTTGTGCAATCTCTGATTCTTGCAGTATATAGTAAGACGTGCAATACCCACGTAGGCGTTAAAACCTTAGAAGCGGTTCTCCGACTGAAGCGTGGTATATTCCGGCCTACTCTTACAACGCCTAAACTATCCATACAACACAACATTGATGTCAATAGAAGCTTCCATATACGTGATACTTTAAATTTTTTGAAGCAAGATAGAGTAACATCGGAAGAACACTATCCTTTTCAAGGACCTCCAAATGATGCAGTGCAATACCGAGCTAGGAGTTAGACGTACTAAATTTCTGATATCATTCCATATGGAGGTTACGAGTACGATTGCCAAAATtgaaattctatgagtcgactTGTTGATTGACTTCACAATGAAATGGCTATTCATTGGATGTTATCAACCATGGGTGGATCATAACTCATTGGATAGACGATTCACTATAAAAGAAAACGTTTGAATGATCGGTTCAGAACCTCTATATCATGTTGTATGTATTACTGGATATGAAATATCCGAGATAAATGAAAGCCCAAATGGCTACTGGATTTTCCAGAAAAGTTGTGGTCCTACAATAAGCAGGGAAGGTATAGAGACAATGGACTTTGACGTCTTTTATGAGATATATCTGCTTACTGATTCTATATTTGGGAGAATCCGTTATAAGATGAGAAATATGTTGATTTAAAGCTGGTTGCTAAAATTGTTGATGTTTTGATTGTTTTCTTCGGGGTTAGATGGATGATTCATTTGTTCTTGTGTTCCTACAAGAGTAATTCAGAGTCTTCGGCTGCTGCAAGGACTAACGGAGAAGGAAAATGCGGGCTCGTAACTTTTAGTATGTGAAAAAGAAGACTATACTGAAATTTTTAACATCAGTGACAATAGATGATGACTCATTTGTTCTTGTGTTCCTACAAGAGTAACAGAGAGTCTTCGGCTGCTGCAATGGCTAACGGAGAAGGAACATGCAGGCTCGTAACTTTTAGTATGTGAAAAAGAAGACTATACTGAAATTTTTAACATCAGTGACAAGAGATGGAATTGTCAACTTCATATACCCTTGCATGCAACAGGGTACTATTTGAACCCGTAGTTTTCTATTCAAACCCGAACatagatgatgatgaagaagttcGTTCGGGTTTGATCGAAGCTATACAAAGATTAGTTCGAAACCATGGTGAACAAGATAAAATCAGCAACCAACTTCCTTGGGATCAAAATGCTGAAGGTTGTTTGGAAAGGAAATGGCTATTAGGCACAGGACAACAAAATCTCCAGGTAAATACATTATGTCTGTTCTTTTTTAAGAAATGGATATTAGGCTGCAAGTCACTTTTGAAAAGCTCAAAGCTAAAATAATTCTAAAAATAGGCAGTAGCAACTtgcctaataacctaacttacAATACATATCTTAAAAATAGCCGAATGGTGGATTGCTTACGGCACTACAACACCACAGTTGCAGAACTTTGTTGTGAAAGTACTTAGTCTACCTTGCAGTGCATCAGGTTGTAAACGTAATTCGAGTATATTTGAAAGTGTAATTGAAGTCTAACTTGCAGTGCATCAGGTTGTGAACATAATTGGAGTATATTTGAAAGTGTAATTGGAGTCTAACTTGCAGTGCTTAGACTAAGTTCATTGTGCATAATTAGATAATGTCTATATATTATGAATTTGGTTAGATATGCAAGGTCCTATATTAAGTGATGCTCAATGGCTCCATATGATTCATGAATATCAATGGCAATTTCTGGCAGAAAATTAGCTAATAACAGTCTGAGTTAATGCAGATGAAGAAAACATTCAACCATCAATTCAGTAGGAGGGAAAATTTGTCGAGAACTGATCGATGTTTTtccattattattaataatcaaATTGAGTTTAACAAATATTGAACTTTAAAAGTGTTATTGTATTAAGGGGTGTTTAGCTTTTCGGAGCAGTGTTTatcgtttcactccaaaccgcagaaaaAGTAgtgtaacattttttttttaaaaacagcAGCTTTTTAGAGCTTTTTACGAAAAGATGCTTCTATACATTAGATGTTAATATTATTcctatttctataacataattactaaaaaaaaaaacaaggtgTTATCCcgttcaataaaattattatttttaattattatttatctatttagattatttttattaatttggattgaattttttattgAGGCAAATTCCAAATATAATCATGTGGTTTCGTCGATTTAAAAACAGGCgattgtgttttttttgttactAAAAGAGGATTAAGGTACTCGTTGTTggcaaaacaaaaaattttgAGGTTGACATTATCGGTTTTGACCATTGATAACCTCAAATTAGAAAACTCCAATAATTGAAtttgtttagtaccacatttactatgaaactatgttttttattttccaaaattataatttttgaaactttcttaCTCTAAAGTtgcactttctctctcctaataaaaaaaatacttaaatgatctcaaaattaagagttgaagaattaaagttgctcaaAATATAAACTGCCGTATAAACATGACCAAACAATGTAtttcatgcggtttggaatGAAACGTTAAACGATGCTCTGAAAAGCTGAAGCAAACACCCTCTTAATCAGATAATAATAAACAGTTAATCGCAACTTCAAACAACTAACTACAACAATTAACaactaacaacaacaactattAACTAACAACTGAACCAAACCAAGCAGAATATAAAATCATTAACCAAAAACATTTCACATAAACTTTGACAATCAAGCATGACTAAAACTGTAAAAAGATTAGCtacatataattaattaaataaactccttcaattagcATACCAAAGCACAAAAACGACCCTATAAGCgggaaaaaaatggaaaaaaaactcacatttaATATTTGTCTCTTAAACAGGTACCCAGTCTTCTCTCTCAAATCTGAACGAAAGAAGGGTAAATGAACCCAAGTCTTCTCTCCAACAATTAAACCTGTAATGTGTCAGATAAAATTGCATTTTATGAAGCgtttgattgatgattttgaaagaACAATGATCTGATTGATTTTGAGTGTATAATTTAAGAGCTAAAATGAGAATTATGCCTAGAATAAACTCTAAAATCTTGAGTTATTGAATATAATTATCTTTCTGAGTTGCAATAAAAGAATAAACCCTAAAATCCCAAATCAACATCTAACTAGAACAGATTCGACCTGTAATTGGATGCTTATATTATATACAAAAAAGAAACAGATTCGACATGTAATTAGCACAAAATagagtttttatattaaaaaaagttaccTGAGAAAGGAGATATCCACAAGATTTCTGATGTTCTCCATTTCGGTCTCTCTTTTCTATTCTTTGTTTGTATCCTTTGACTGTCCATTGTTTTATGTCTGATTGGTTCTAATTGGATTTTCTGTTTTGTTATTGCTTGAAATGATTTCGTTTGACAGGATGAAGTTCAGTGAAGGGTATGAGAAGGAAGTTCAACAAGagggaaaaaaaaacaaaaaaaaagtgttcTATCTTCATTTACGACAGGATGATTTTGAGTCTCTGCTCCTCAAAACCAGAACCTGGTCTAAAGAATAGAGGAGCAAAACCTCCTGGATAATAGAAAAATTGAAGGAAAGAGGAAAGTGTGATTGTTTTAACCcgtgaagatgaagatgaaaagTACATTGGAGAAGTGTCCTGGACAACCCCCTCTGCCCTTTCTTGTCCTTTCCTTGTCTGTCTGTTTTACAGAGGAAGCAGATTTGGGGACCATGAAAAATTGACTCGgtctttgtattttttttttctataagtGTATTGTATTATGTATGTATTTGGATGGGTTGGTTACATAAACATCACAACAAATAATGGTAATATCTAAAACAATGGTAATATCTACTTTTTAGATCAATATTGATAATATAATCCTTAATATATCAAAAACaatgattttattttacaattgTCAAGTTGTGGTTTCTAATTCTTGTATAGGATAAAAACGTGGtttctataaataataataaaaaaaaactgtcatgtgattttttttttttttgaatttgtaATCACATCGACtgattttcatatatatatataatttaaaattttaattttatattttaaaaatataaattttagactttAATTTAAAAAAGGTTAAATACTAAAATAAACGGCGATTGGTTGGCGCAGTGGTAGCATGGCGCCGCGCTTGGTAGGGCGGTCTCAGGATCGATCCCCCACAACGGCGATTGGGAGAGGTTTAAATACCGTAATCTTTGGACCCGCCCTGAATCCGGATTAGTCGGCCAATGACAGGGCGACCCCTTATCTCCATATCTGTTCCTGATATGTGCCGAAGGTCTATCTTCCTTGATTAGGAGAGTTGAGAGCTGTGGAAAACTTAATGGTATCAGAGTAAGCCGAAACAGCCCCTCAATTACTCATCTATTCTTTGCGGATGATTCACTGCTATTCTTCCAGGCGGACAGTAATGAAGGTGCGGTGCTGAAGGAGATTCTGAAGTTGTATGAAAAGGCCTCCGGACAATCCTAGTCAAAACCGTCGCTCAATCTATCCCGCAGTATATGATGAGCTGTTTCCTCCTCCCCAAAACCTTTTGTAATGAACTACAGGCCATCATGGCTAGATATTGGTGGGGCGATAATGACAATAAGAGGCGGATTCATTGGCTTAGTTGGAACAAAATGTGCATTCCCAAATCACACGGTGGCTTAGGGTTCAGGCATTTATTCTCCTTTAACCAAGCTTCACTGGTGAAACAGGTTTGGCGCATAATTGAGAGGCCTAACTCATTATGCTCGTTGATATTCAAATACAAGTATTTGAAGGACAAGCCTCTATTCAAAATCCAGCCAAAGGGGAATGATAGCTATACCTGGAGGAGCCTCCTGAGTGTTCGGAAAATCTTGACTGAGGGGGGTATCTGGAGAATTCAGAGCGGGGAAGAGGTCAAAATCCTTCAGGATAGGTGGGTTCCTGGACTACCGGGCCTACGACCATTAGTTATGTGTAATTCCACTCCGACCCCGTATGTGTCGTGTTTGATCAATGATAACAATCGGACGTGTTTGATCAATGATAACAATCGGACATGGAATACAGAACTTGTCGGAAAATGCTTCTTGCCGGAGGATGCCCGATCAATCCTGAAGATCCCCCTTAGAAGAAGGGCTGGCCGAGATAACCTGTTTTGGCCCGACTCTCGAAGTGGAACTTATACAGTGAAAGGTGGATATAGGACAGCGGTGAATATCTCTGGCATCCTTCACAACATTGGAGATGCTTCCAATGGCCCTGACCCTTTTTGGAAATGGCTCTGGCAACTCCAGCTCCCACCCAAGATTCTGCATTTCCTTTGGTCAGCTTGTAGAAACCTTCTGCCTAGCATGGACAATCTGAGGCGGAAGCAAATTGCAGTAAATACGTCATGTTGCTTGTGTGGTAAACCCGAAAGCTCCTTAATCCACTTATTCAAATACTGTGATATTGTCAAGAATATTTGGAAACAGACTGAGCTGTCAACCAAAGTTTATAAAATTGATGGGTGTAATGTGCTTGATTGGTGCTGTAATGTGAGGAATGTGTTAGACAGAGGAGAATTCAGATTATTTGGCTCAACCCTATGGATGATATGGTACAAGCACAATCTGGTTGTACAAAGTGGAAAGACCATTGAGGATTCAATGGTAATTGCAGGGGCCCTGAATGTTGTGCCTCCGTCACCAGATAAGCACGAACAGATGCAGAATATAAAGGAGACAGTGAAATGGATTGCGCCTCCTGTGGATGTCCTCAAAATAAACTGTGATGCTGCATTCTGCTCCA
The sequence above is drawn from the Euphorbia lathyris chromosome 6, ddEupLath1.1, whole genome shotgun sequence genome and encodes:
- the LOC136234126 gene encoding uncharacterized protein, which produces MDSQRIQTKNRKERPKWRTSEILWISPFSGLIVGEKTWVHLPFFRSDLREKTGYLFKRQILNNGWLVAWTAIQRFLGIMLEVTQFFTIALTRNFEDSIGTEDQHSMNKINTKKINIKKED